The DNA region GCGCCGCGGGTCGGCACACAGCGGGTGCCGACCAGCAGACCACGAAGAGACACGACGGCAACGATCTCGCCGATGTGACATGGAGGACATTGCCATGAAGGTCGTCGACGACCCCGTGCGAGCGGGCGACACGGGGTGGGGTGCGGGACCGGGCACGTCCCGGCCGCGTACGCCCACTGGCCGCCTGGCCCCCGATGCACCGCCCCCTCGGTCCCTGTTCCTCAGTCCCCACCCCTGGAATCCCTGCCTCTCAGCCCAACCCTTCAGCCCAACACGGGCTCCAGCGCTGCCCTGAGGTCGTCCGGTCCCCGGTACAGCACACCCGTCATGCCCAGTGCGACGGCCGCGTCCACGTTCTCCTCGCGGTCGTCCACGAACAGGCAGCGGTTGACCGCGGCGCCCACACGTTCGGCGGCGACTTCGTAGATGCGGTGGTCGGGCTTCACCACGCCGAGTACGGCGCTGGAGACCACGTCGTCCACGAGGGAGTCGAGGCCGAGCAGCGCCAGGTCGTCGTCCAGCCAAGGGGTGGCGTTGGTGACGATCGAGACCCGTACGTGCGCGCGGGCCCGGCGCAGCAGGCCGACGACCGTCTGGTCGGCCCGGAACTTGGAGTCGGCCAGAGCGATGCCGAGTTCGCGCCCGCGTGCCGGGGCGAGCCCGTGTCCGCGCGCGAGTCCGGCCGCGATCGACTCGGCCCACTCCGACTTGCCGATCCGCCCGAGCATGAGCGGCAGATCGGTCTCCGGTGCGAACGCGACCTCGGCGGTGGCGCCTTCGGGCAGTCCGGCGGCGCGTTCGAGCTCGGCGACGTCCGACATGTCGTAGAAGCGGATGACGCCGTCGAGGTCGGTGAGGACCGCGTCGAACGGAAGTGGAGACGGGGAAGGCATTCGCCGGTGGCCGCTCATCCACGGGCTCCCAGCGCGCTTGCGCTCGTCCACGGCGTTCCCGGCACGCTCTCGTTCATCCACCGGCCCTCAGCACGCTCCGCACGGTCGACCGCACCCTTTCCTGGTCGGCGCGCACGGCTTCGTACGCGGATCTGTGCCGGGATATGTCGCGTCGCTGCCGCTCGGCCGCGACGAGCCGCCACACCCCGGCGGTGTTGTGCTCGCGCTTGCACTCGATGTCGGCGACGGCCGTGTCCCGCTCGCGCCCGGTGCGCCGGGTGTCGCCGTTGTTCCCGCGCTGCCACGCCTTGTCGCGGAAGGCGGCTTCCGGGCTCGCGTACCGCTTGAAGCCTTTGCCGACGACGCAGTCCGCCCAGGTGTCGAGGGCGCGGCGCATGCGGGGGTCCTTGGCGACGGCCTTGTCGATCGCCGGGCGCCGCCCGCCGACGTACGTCGTCATGCGGGTCTCGTCCTTGACGCCCGCCAGCACGCGCCGCGCCCCGACCTGGGCGCAGCCGCCCTTGGCGGCGTGCAGCGCGCTGTACTCGTCCGAGGTGACCAGGCGTCCCTTCGGCTCGCGCTGCTTCTCGAACTTCTCGAGCGCCTCACGGTCGGTGCCGTAGCCCCGGGTGCGCGCGGCGTCGAGATCCAGCGAGCCGTACAAGGTTGTCGAGACGAACACCGCCAACAGGGGGTTGGACATCTTGATGTCCTGCTCGCGCCAGTGCCGGGGGAAGTCCGCGAAGCCGCGGGACCGCATGCACCGCTGGGTGAAGCGGGCAGTCGCCCGTTCCCGGAGTGCGTCGTCACGCGCACTGAACTCGTACCGCTCCAGGGGCAGTCCGGACAGGTCCTTCTCGTCGTCGACTTCGGGCACGCCCGAGTCGCGCGCGGCGTCCCCACCGGATCCGCCCGCCGCCGACCCGCATCCCGCCAGTGCCGCCAGCGCCACGACGGCAACCGCGACGGCCACGCGGCGTGACCCTCGCACCCCCCACGTCACCTTCATACGCAGAACCCTAACCGTGCCCACTGACAGTCAGGGGTGGCGCGGGGAAGGCGCTGCTAGGGGCCGGGCTGGGGCTCCGTGCGTGGTTCGGCCTGGGGGGCGGCCGGGGGCGCGCCGGACTCCAGGTCGGCCTCGGGCGGGGGCTTCTCGCCGGACGCCGGGGCGGGCTCGGTGCCCGACCCCGGGGCGTACCTCGGCAGATGTCCGCGCTTGTACTTGCTCTTGTGCCCGCGCCGCGCGCGCCGCTTCTCGTCCGGCTGCTCGTCGACGACGCACGCGTCGCACTCCGGGTTGCGGCAAGGAGCCGGGCCCCACACGGGGACGTACGCCCCGAGCACCTTGCGCCGCTTGATGGCCGTACCGACGGGCCGTCCGCAGTGTTCGCACACGGGGTCGCTCTGCGGACGGGGGCCGGACCGGCGTCCGTCGCTGCCCATGGTCCAAGGGTAGAGCGATTCCCCGAGGTCGGACAGCCCAGCGGTCAGTCCTTCCCGCGCTTGCGGGAGTACGTACGGACGACGACGCCGTTGCCGAAGACCCGGGACGAGGTCAGCTCGAACTCGCTGACGGCGGACTCCACGCCCGCGAACATGGGCATGCCCGAGCCGAGCAGCACCGGATAGGTCTTGAGCACCAGCTCGTCGACCTCGTCGATCAGCTGACCGGCGATCTGCGCGCCGCCGCACAGCCAGATGCCGAGCTCGCTCTCCTCGGCCTTGAGCGCACGGACCTTGCCGAGCAGGTCGTCGGCGACGATCTCGACGTTCGCGGAGGGCGACGTCCCGATGCTGCGGGAGGCGACGTACTCACGCAGGTGTCCGTAGGGGCTCGGTTCGCCCTCGTCCAGGCCGAGCTGGTAGCTGCCCATGCCCTGGATGACGGTGTCGAACTTCTGGTTCGGCACGTCATCGCCGAAGCCGAGGATCCTGCGTCCGGTCGCGGAGACGGTCTCCGGGTACTCGGACTTGAGGAACCCCAGGAACTCCTCGTCCACGAACGGCATGAACGAGTTGGCGTCGCCACTCGGGTCCCCGATGAAGCCGTCGATCGAGACGGCGACGAAGTAGGTGAGCTTTCGCAAGCTGATTCTCTTTCCGCAGATGACAGTAGGGGGTGAGGCGGGGTGACCGTGGCCACCTCGACTCGAAGTACTGCATTTATAGTGCTTCACTCGCAGTGGTTTCAAGGGTTTCTGTGAAACAGACGCAGAAACAGACGCAGAAAAAGGCCCCGGGGGTCATGGCTCCCTGTGCCGGGGCCGTTCCCGGGGCCGGGCCAAGGGCCTTCTGGGCCTCGGCCTTCGGGTTCCTCAGGGTCTTCGAGGCCTCCACCAGACCTCGGGACGAGCCCTGCGCGCGTCACACCACCTGCGGCTCGCGCCACATGGGCCACATCCTCGGCCCGTCCGGCAGGTCGAGCGGGCCACCGATGTCGGTGAAGCCGAGGCGGAGGTACAGCTCACGGCCGCGCGCGCTGCTCGCCTCCAGGTAGGCGTGCAGCCCCTCGCGGTCGCAGCGCGCGAGCACCGGCGCGACCAGCGCCGCACCGATGCCCTGGCCCTGCCGTTCCGGCTTCACGCCGATCATGTGCAGGTACTGGTGCGGCCGGTCCGACGGGTGGATCTCCGACGTCAACCGGCCGATCGTCTCGACGCGTTCGTTCTCCGGGTCGACGGCCTGTCGCAGTTGTACGGGACCGTCGGCGGCGTCCTCGGGCGGCGGGCCCGCGAGCACCGACCACCACAGGGCGACGCCCGAGCCGTCCTCGGCGATGTCCACGTACCCCTCGGCGAAGGCCATGTCGAGGAAGGCTTCCATCAGCCCGGCGTGCCGCTTCCGCCGCCACTGCTCGTCCGGGAACAGCCAACTGCTCACCGGATCCCACATGAACGCCTCGTCGAGCAGAGCGACCACCTCGGCCCTGTCGCTCTCCTCGGCTCTCCGGATCGGCACGCTCATGACGTCTCCCCTTCGCCTCGTCCTCGCCTCGGCGCTGCTGGGACCGAGGGACGGCGGCGCGCGGGCACCGGCCCGGCTGCCGCCGTGCCGCCTCACGCCGCGCCCCGGGCCCACCGGCCTCACGCCCTCGCCCCGCGCCCACAGGCCTCGGGCCTCAGGCCTCGGGCCTCAGGCCTCAGGCCTCGGGCCTCAGGCCTCGGGCCTCAGGCCTCAGGACCGCCAACCCCGGGCCCGGCGCCGCCAGTTGCAGCCTAGGTGGTCGCTTCGCGCGCGACGACGGGCGCGTGGGCCCCGCTTGAAGGGCGGCCGGCCTGGCTGTCCGGTTCCAGTCCAGCTCCTGCCAGGCGCCTGTCCGGCCTGCCCGCGA from Streptomyces flavofungini includes:
- a CDS encoding HAD-IA family hydrolase; its protein translation is MPSPSPLPFDAVLTDLDGVIRFYDMSDVAELERAAGLPEGATAEVAFAPETDLPLMLGRIGKSEWAESIAAGLARGHGLAPARGRELGIALADSKFRADQTVVGLLRRARAHVRVSIVTNATPWLDDDLALLGLDSLVDDVVSSAVLGVVKPDHRIYEVAAERVGAAVNRCLFVDDREENVDAAVALGMTGVLYRGPDDLRAALEPVLG
- a CDS encoding dihydrofolate reductase family protein, producing the protein MRKLTYFVAVSIDGFIGDPSGDANSFMPFVDEEFLGFLKSEYPETVSATGRRILGFGDDVPNQKFDTVIQGMGSYQLGLDEGEPSPYGHLREYVASRSIGTSPSANVEIVADDLLGKVRALKAEESELGIWLCGGAQIAGQLIDEVDELVLKTYPVLLGSGMPMFAGVESAVSEFELTSSRVFGNGVVVRTYSRKRGKD
- a CDS encoding GNAT family N-acetyltransferase; protein product: MSVPIRRAEESDRAEVVALLDEAFMWDPVSSWLFPDEQWRRKRHAGLMEAFLDMAFAEGYVDIAEDGSGVALWWSVLAGPPPEDAADGPVQLRQAVDPENERVETIGRLTSEIHPSDRPHQYLHMIGVKPERQGQGIGAALVAPVLARCDREGLHAYLEASSARGRELYLRLGFTDIGGPLDLPDGPRMWPMWREPQVV